A single region of the Prevotella sp. HUN102 genome encodes:
- a CDS encoding N-acetylmuramoyl-L-alanine amidase-like domain-containing protein — MNKIYALIVGVAFLTSCSVKAGKNEGNELQKGESTQTEMTLAGEKDSAEYEIQASQEDKRRVEQLLKELVPLRNQLSSEELILKVARKFIGIPYVAHTLDKNTSEKLVVNLREMDCTTYLENVVALCLCVNDNTTDFDDFATRLMQIRYRGGELSYENRLHYYQWWVSDNEAMGFVKEINAPNPPFTGVQTLKINYMSTNYGSYDMLKNNPSRVKQLKAIEDKTNGTKVNYIPKAQLKNTNLLREIIHDGDLIALTTNKKNLDTTHLGIAVWHKDGLYLLNASSLKKNGKSVVEPDETLYTYLSSRDYNPGIRVARIQLPYIGK; from the coding sequence ATGAATAAGATTTATGCTTTAATTGTCGGAGTAGCATTTCTGACTTCGTGCTCGGTAAAGGCGGGGAAAAACGAAGGAAATGAATTGCAAAAAGGAGAATCCACTCAGACGGAAATGACGCTTGCTGGAGAAAAGGATAGTGCTGAATACGAAATTCAGGCTTCACAGGAAGACAAGAGAAGAGTAGAGCAGTTGCTGAAAGAGCTTGTTCCGCTGCGAAACCAACTCTCTTCTGAAGAACTTATATTAAAGGTGGCCCGAAAGTTTATCGGCATTCCCTATGTGGCACATACTCTGGACAAGAATACGAGCGAGAAACTCGTTGTGAATCTTCGGGAAATGGACTGCACCACCTATCTTGAAAATGTTGTGGCACTTTGTCTTTGTGTGAACGACAACACAACGGATTTCGACGATTTTGCCACACGGCTGATGCAGATTCGTTACCGTGGTGGAGAGTTGAGCTATGAAAATCGCCTGCACTACTATCAATGGTGGGTGAGTGACAATGAGGCTATGGGCTTCGTGAAGGAAATCAATGCTCCCAACCCTCCTTTTACTGGTGTTCAGACATTGAAAATCAACTATATGAGCACCAATTACGGTTCGTATGATATGCTGAAGAATAATCCTTCCCGAGTGAAACAGCTCAAGGCTATTGAAGACAAAACCAACGGAACCAAAGTCAATTATATTCCCAAGGCTCAACTGAAGAATACAAATTTGCTTCGCGAGATTATTCACGATGGCGACCTGATAGCACTCACAACCAACAAGAAGAATCTCGATACCACTCATTTGGGTATAGCCGTGTGGCATAAGGACGGACTCTATCTCCTCAATGCCTCAAGTTTGAAGAAGAACGGCAAGAGCGTGGTAGAACCTGACGAAACACTCTACACCTATTTGTCTTCCAGAGACTATAATCCCGGCATCCGTGTTGCACGAATCCAGTTGCCGTATATAGGCAAGTAA
- the dnaA gene encoding chromosomal replication initiator protein DnaA, translating into MNVQPNALWNQTLLLIKENVTEQQFKTWFKPIVFESFDEESSTLLVQVPSSFVYEYLEENYVSLMSKTLTRVFERRIRLTYRVLTDKAHNLTQDIQSEPVEQIASQRPTQRGNQSPTPLDVAPQDIDTQLDPHKSFNNYIEGDSNKLPRSIGLSIAEHPNTSQFNPMFIYGPSGCGKTHLINAIGLHIKHLYPQKRVLYISARLFQVQYTNSVLNNTTNDFINFYQAIDVLIVDDIQEWMTATKTQDTFFHIFNHLFRNNKRIILASDRPPVELKGMNDRLLTRFACGLIAELEKPNVQLCVDILKAKIKRDGLTIPDDVIQFIAETANGSVRDLQGVINSLLAYSVVYNSNIDMRLAERVIKRAVKIDDEPLTVDDIVEKVCTHFNVSATAVNSRSRKQDIVIARQVSMYLAQKFTKMPASRIGKLVGNRDHSTVIHSCSQVEKRLQIDKGFTAEISSIENSFKLKS; encoded by the coding sequence ATGAATGTTCAGCCCAATGCTCTCTGGAATCAAACTCTTTTACTTATAAAAGAGAATGTTACGGAGCAGCAATTTAAAACGTGGTTCAAGCCAATAGTATTTGAGTCCTTTGACGAGGAGTCAAGTACTTTGTTGGTACAGGTTCCAAGCTCATTCGTCTATGAGTATTTGGAAGAGAACTATGTTTCACTTATGAGCAAGACGCTTACCCGTGTCTTTGAGCGCAGAATCAGACTGACTTATCGTGTATTGACCGATAAGGCTCACAACCTTACCCAAGATATTCAGTCAGAACCCGTTGAGCAGATTGCATCGCAACGTCCTACGCAGCGTGGCAACCAAAGTCCTACTCCATTAGATGTTGCTCCGCAGGATATTGACACTCAGCTCGACCCACACAAGTCATTCAACAACTATATTGAGGGCGACAGCAACAAACTGCCGCGTTCTATCGGATTGTCAATAGCCGAGCATCCGAACACATCGCAGTTCAATCCGATGTTCATCTACGGTCCGTCAGGCTGCGGCAAGACCCACCTTATCAATGCGATAGGCCTGCATATCAAGCACCTGTATCCACAGAAACGAGTATTGTATATCTCGGCACGCCTGTTTCAGGTACAATACACCAATTCAGTCTTGAATAACACCACGAATGATTTCATCAATTTCTATCAGGCCATCGACGTTCTGATTGTGGATGACATTCAGGAGTGGATGACTGCAACCAAAACTCAGGACACATTCTTCCACATCTTCAACCACTTGTTCAGAAACAACAAGCGCATTATCCTTGCATCCGACCGTCCTCCGGTTGAGCTCAAGGGTATGAACGACCGTTTGCTCACTCGTTTTGCCTGTGGTCTGATTGCAGAGTTGGAGAAGCCAAACGTACAGCTGTGTGTGGACATTCTCAAAGCGAAGATTAAGCGCGATGGATTGACAATTCCTGACGACGTTATTCAGTTTATTGCAGAGACTGCCAACGGCAGCGTCAGAGACCTTCAGGGCGTCATCAATTCCCTTTTAGCTTACAGCGTTGTGTATAACAGCAACATTGATATGCGTCTGGCAGAACGAGTGATAAAGCGTGCCGTGAAGATTGATGATGAGCCTCTGACGGTTGATGACATCGTAGAGAAAGTATGCACACATTTTAATGTGTCAGCAACAGCAGTCAATTCACGGTCTCGCAAGCAGGATATCGTAATTGCCCGTCAGGTAAGTATGTATCTCGCTCAGAAGTTTACCAAAATGCCGGCAAGCAGAATAGGCAAACTGGTAGGCAACCGCGACCACAGTACGGTTATTCACAGTTGCTCACAGGTAGAGAAACGATTACAGATTGACAAAGGTTTTACCGCCGAAATCTCAAGCATCGAAAATTCATTCAAATTAAAATCTTAA
- a CDS encoding ABC-F family ATP-binding cassette domain-containing protein codes for MAVIPYLDVQKLTKRFGSQVLFNNISFSIAEGQHVGLIAQNGTGKSTLLSILTGKEGYESGAIIYKNDLRVACLEQNPYFEPTDTVLDACFNHEGDAEKMLKAKQILTMLKITNLEQLMSQLSGGQQKRVALANVLILEPDLLILDEPTNHLDLDMIEWLEGYLSRGTKTLLMVTHDRYFLDNVCNLILELDDKTIYTYRGNYSYYLEKRQERIANARAEIARANNLYRTELEWMRRQPQARGHKARYREKAFYDLEAKAKQKIEERQIRLKSSNVYIGSKIFESQYVSKAFDEKVILKDFYYNFARFEKMGIVGNNGTGKSTFIKMLLGLVAPDSGRFDIGETVKFGYFSQDGLKFREDQKVIDIITDIADYIDLGGGRYMTASQFLNHFLFPPEQQHNYVAKLSGGERRKLYLCTVLMKNPNFLILDEPTNDLDIQTLQVLEEYLQDFPGCVIVVSHDRYFMDKVVDHLLVFKGEGELKDFPGNYTQFRDFQSLKSEEETAKQKTVVKGSGSSKDYRNDTRKKMSYKEKREYEQLSKEIKELEQTIRTMEDQLCSGSLNVEELTEKSKILPKLKDELDEKEMRWLELAELE; via the coding sequence ATGGCGGTGATTCCATATCTTGACGTACAGAAATTGACCAAACGCTTTGGCTCACAGGTACTTTTCAATAATATATCTTTCTCCATTGCTGAAGGTCAGCACGTTGGGCTTATAGCTCAGAACGGTACGGGAAAGAGTACACTCCTGTCTATCCTCACCGGAAAAGAGGGCTACGAATCGGGGGCTATAATCTATAAGAACGATCTTCGCGTGGCCTGTCTGGAACAGAATCCCTATTTTGAACCGACAGACACCGTGCTCGATGCCTGTTTCAATCACGAAGGCGATGCTGAAAAGATGTTGAAGGCAAAGCAGATTCTCACAATGCTGAAGATTACCAATTTGGAACAATTGATGAGTCAGTTGAGTGGTGGTCAGCAAAAGCGCGTTGCATTGGCGAATGTATTGATTCTTGAACCCGACTTATTGATTCTTGACGAACCTACCAATCATCTTGACCTTGATATGATAGAATGGTTGGAAGGATATCTTTCGCGAGGAACCAAGACTTTACTGATGGTTACGCACGATCGTTATTTTCTCGATAATGTTTGTAATCTCATTTTGGAACTCGACGACAAAACCATCTATACTTACCGAGGCAATTACTCCTATTATCTTGAGAAGCGTCAGGAGCGCATAGCCAATGCTCGTGCTGAAATTGCACGTGCAAACAATCTCTACCGAACCGAGTTGGAATGGATGAGACGGCAGCCACAGGCTCGTGGACACAAGGCTCGTTACAGGGAAAAAGCATTCTATGACTTGGAAGCGAAAGCGAAGCAGAAGATAGAAGAACGACAGATTCGTTTGAAATCTTCAAATGTATATATAGGCAGCAAGATATTTGAGTCTCAATATGTTTCGAAGGCTTTTGACGAGAAAGTCATTCTGAAAGATTTCTATTACAACTTTGCCCGTTTCGAGAAAATGGGTATTGTGGGAAATAATGGTACGGGGAAATCTACGTTTATAAAGATGCTGCTCGGCCTTGTTGCTCCAGACAGTGGAAGATTTGACATCGGCGAGACCGTAAAGTTTGGTTATTTCTCTCAGGACGGATTGAAATTCCGTGAAGACCAAAAGGTAATAGACATCATTACCGACATAGCTGATTATATAGATTTGGGAGGAGGAAGGTACATGACAGCTTCTCAATTCCTGAATCATTTCCTTTTTCCACCAGAACAGCAACACAACTATGTGGCAAAACTGTCAGGAGGAGAAAGAAGAAAACTTTATCTCTGCACGGTATTGATGAAGAATCCAAACTTTCTCATTCTCGACGAACCTACAAACGACCTTGACATTCAAACATTACAGGTTTTGGAAGAATATCTTCAGGACTTCCCGGGCTGCGTAATAGTCGTTTCCCACGACCGTTATTTTATGGACAAGGTGGTAGACCATCTTCTCGTTTTCAAAGGAGAAGGCGAACTAAAGGACTTTCCGGGCAACTATACGCAATTCCGTGATTTCCAATCACTCAAGAGTGAAGAAGAAACTGCAAAACAAAAAACGGTGGTAAAAGGCTCTGGTTCATCAAAAGACTATCGCAACGATACGCGAAAGAAGATGAGCTATAAGGAAAAACGTGAATACGAACAGCTCAGTAAGGAGATAAAAGAATTAGAACAAACCATCAGGACAATGGAAGATCAACTCTGTTCGGGCAGTCTGAATGTAGAGGAACTTACTGAAAAAAGCAAAATCCTTCCAAAATTAAAAGATGAACTCGACGAAAAAGAGATGAGATGGTTAGAATTAGCCGAATTGGAATAA
- a CDS encoding DUF4421 domain-containing protein, whose product MLANQLVFSKTSFVGLVPDSVKWMRVDTTKNWYHRKLRNAEKVVHRFNEIDTSYIEPQHYNFTVMLQNTNTYEVYRLNSKSGQSITFAPEANIRIGPYFGWRWIFLGYTLDIKHLDLTHSDRQRQEYDLSLYSSMLGLDLYYRKTGNDYKIRQMDLGKDIDTDPVIGAGFGGLTSTIKGFNIYYIFNHRRFSYPAAFSQSTVQRISAGSPLLGIGYTKHTLSVDWASLDKLVNERIGINRKNIGIDSTLMFGTVEYTDISLSGGYAYNWVFARNWLLAASVSVGLAYKRSKGDVENKGFSFREFSFKNINIDGIGRFGLVWNNTKWYAGLSSVLHAYNYRRSQFSTNNFFGNVSLYAGFNFGSKNKKKKKNKNKD is encoded by the coding sequence ATGCTTGCGAACCAGCTTGTCTTTTCCAAAACTTCATTTGTAGGACTTGTCCCTGACAGTGTGAAATGGATGCGCGTGGACACCACAAAGAACTGGTATCACAGGAAATTGCGCAATGCGGAAAAGGTGGTTCATAGATTCAATGAGATTGACACGAGCTACATTGAACCACAGCATTACAACTTTACCGTAATGCTTCAGAACACCAATACCTACGAGGTGTATAGGCTCAACAGTAAGAGTGGACAGAGCATTACCTTTGCTCCTGAAGCCAATATAAGAATCGGACCTTACTTTGGTTGGAGATGGATATTCCTTGGATACACGCTCGACATTAAACACTTGGATTTGACACACAGCGACCGTCAGCGTCAGGAATACGACCTGAGCCTTTACAGTTCTATGCTTGGTCTGGATTTGTATTACCGAAAGACTGGAAACGACTATAAGATTCGCCAGATGGATCTTGGCAAGGATATTGATACAGACCCCGTCATAGGTGCGGGCTTCGGAGGCTTAACGTCTACTATCAAGGGCTTCAACATCTATTATATCTTCAACCATCGTCGTTTCTCTTATCCTGCTGCGTTCAGTCAAAGCACCGTTCAGCGCATTTCAGCCGGAAGTCCTCTTTTGGGAATAGGCTATACAAAACATACATTGTCTGTGGACTGGGCTTCGCTTGACAAACTTGTGAATGAACGGATTGGCATAAACAGAAAAAATATCGGCATCGACAGTACGCTGATGTTCGGAACGGTAGAATATACGGATATTTCCCTCAGTGGAGGATATGCCTATAACTGGGTTTTTGCCCGGAACTGGTTGCTTGCAGCATCTGTTTCCGTTGGCTTGGCATATAAGCGAAGCAAGGGAGACGTGGAGAATAAAGGCTTTTCATTCCGTGAATTTTCGTTCAAAAACATCAACATTGACGGCATTGGCAGGTTCGGCCTTGTATGGAACAATACGAAGTGGTATGCAGGATTGAGTTCTGTTCTCCACGCCTACAATTATCGGAGAAGCCAATTCTCTACCAATAATTTCTTCGGAAATGTGAGCTTGTATGCAGGTTTCAATTTCGGAAGCAAGAACAAGAAGAAAAAGAAAAACAAAAATAAGGATTGA
- the yihA gene encoding ribosome biogenesis GTP-binding protein YihA/YsxC: protein MIIKKSEFTISAPTVSKCPNDTKPEYAFIGRSNVGKSSLINMLCNHKGLAKTSSKPGKTLLINHFIINNEWYLVDLPGYGYAKNSKTMRNKLEQMITQYILQRKQLINLFVLIDIRHEQQKIDREFIDWLGESNVPFSIIFTKADKLTAGRAKTNALQWMNALKDRWEMLPPYFLTSAETKLGRDEVLDYIDEINASLYEDSKEEITEVVSE, encoded by the coding sequence ATGATTATCAAAAAGTCAGAATTTACCATTTCTGCACCTACTGTGTCGAAATGCCCCAACGATACCAAACCAGAATATGCGTTTATCGGACGTTCCAACGTGGGGAAGTCCAGTCTCATCAATATGCTTTGCAATCACAAGGGACTGGCAAAGACTTCTTCAAAACCCGGAAAGACCTTGCTCATCAATCATTTCATTATCAATAATGAATGGTATCTGGTAGACCTTCCGGGATATGGCTATGCCAAAAATTCAAAGACGATGCGCAATAAGTTGGAACAGATGATTACACAATATATTCTCCAACGAAAGCAACTGATAAATCTTTTTGTCCTGATTGATATAAGACACGAGCAGCAGAAAATTGACAGGGAGTTTATTGATTGGTTGGGCGAAAGCAATGTGCCCTTCTCCATCATCTTCACCAAAGCCGATAAGCTGACTGCTGGCCGTGCAAAGACCAATGCCTTGCAATGGATGAACGCCTTGAAAGACAGATGGGAAATGCTCCCACCCTATTTCCTCACATCAGCAGAGACAAAATTAGGGCGTGATGAAGTATTGGACTATATTGATGAAATCAATGCCTCTCTCTACGAAGACTCCAAGGAAGAGATTACAGAGGTAGTATCTGAATAA
- a CDS encoding Gfo/Idh/MocA family protein yields the protein MKEINWGFIGCGEVTDLKSGPAFNLVQGSHVEAVFSRSGEKAKSYASRHNIKRWYTDAQLLIDNPKVNAVYIATPPSVHATYAIMALRAGKPCYIEKPLAASYEDCVRINRVAEETGVPCFVAYYRRYLPYFEKVKEIVESGKIGKILTVQVRFAVPPRDLDYKQNEQLPWRLQSHISGGGYFYDLAPHQLDLLQNFFGVIVKAHGYTANRAGLYNVEDTVNAIFTFENGLNGSGAWCFASHESGREDRIEIFGKEGRVAFSVYNYAPIHLYTSAGRQDIVVPNPDHVQLPIIKSVIEDLQGFGKCECTSISATPTNWVMDRILGKI from the coding sequence ATGAAAGAAATTAATTGGGGCTTTATCGGATGTGGGGAAGTAACGGACCTGAAATCAGGTCCGGCATTCAATCTTGTGCAAGGTTCGCATGTTGAGGCTGTCTTCAGCCGAAGCGGGGAGAAAGCAAAATCGTATGCTTCCCGCCATAATATAAAGAGGTGGTACACGGATGCGCAACTTTTGATAGACAATCCCAAAGTCAATGCCGTTTATATCGCAACTCCCCCTTCCGTTCACGCCACATACGCGATAATGGCATTGCGTGCAGGCAAGCCCTGCTATATAGAGAAGCCGTTGGCAGCCTCTTACGAGGATTGTGTGCGCATCAACCGTGTGGCGGAAGAAACGGGAGTGCCCTGTTTCGTGGCTTATTACCGACGCTATCTGCCTTATTTTGAGAAAGTAAAGGAAATTGTGGAGAGTGGCAAGATTGGCAAAATCCTTACAGTTCAGGTAAGATTTGCCGTGCCTCCTCGCGACCTTGACTATAAACAGAACGAACAGTTGCCTTGGAGACTTCAGTCTCATATCTCCGGTGGAGGCTACTTCTATGATTTGGCTCCACATCAATTAGACTTGCTTCAGAATTTCTTTGGCGTTATCGTAAAGGCACACGGTTATACCGCAAACAGGGCAGGGCTATACAATGTAGAAGATACCGTAAATGCTATATTTACGTTTGAAAATGGTCTGAACGGAAGTGGAGCGTGGTGTTTTGCCTCTCACGAAAGTGGGCGCGAAGACCGTATTGAAATTTTCGGAAAAGAGGGACGCGTGGCATTCTCTGTTTACAACTATGCTCCCATACATCTTTATACTAGTGCAGGGAGACAAGACATCGTGGTTCCTAATCCTGATCACGTGCAGTTGCCTATAATAAAGTCAGTGATTGAAGACTTGCAGGGATTTGGCAAGTGTGAATGTACGAGTATCAGTGCCACGCCCACCAACTGGGTGATGGACCGTATTCTTGGCAAGATTTAA